The Gossypium raimondii isolate GPD5lz chromosome 2, ASM2569854v1, whole genome shotgun sequence genome segment acatatattattCCTCCACATAGTTTTTGGTTCAAAAAATTGACAAGGTTAAAGAAATAGATGATAAACCCAATCGATGAGAATGCGCCATGTGATGCACTTTTTTCTATGTCATCAATAATGTGGCCATTGATAGATGACGAGAGTGTTGATCGTTGACcggtttaatatatattgtaaaaaaatagaatttttatttttgaattatttttattttataattttttattttatataattgatgtaTAATAAAGttggaattattttaatttaataaaattttaaatttttttatttttgtttttgaatttatatattcatgtgtttataatttttgttctatatattataattttttaatttaataattttttgattgatatatatttgaatatttatattttatatattgtttttgtaattttattttatataatgtatatattataatttttatttttgaattatgtattagatattttatttatttttaatagatgtCGTGTAATAATTTTCATGTGTAAAGGAACCTATATATCTCATTCTCATTTATTAAGTGTCCTATATCTTTTTTCAATAACGTATATTTCTACAAAAcgtaaagttaattttaaaacaggtttcttaaaaattaaaagaaatttagaaaatgcttttcaaaatttttaaatatttattataaatatatttcataaataaaaatcttataaatttataaaaaatttcatattttatctaGAAAATTGtatataccatatatatattataatgattttaaaaactaatacaTAATATAGGTTAgatgcaaaattataaaatatcttaaatatattttaattgatagttacaatcaaatttatttGTTGAATGGGTAAGAAAATTAGTATATAATacctattaaatatataatttatataatcacAAGTAATTTTaaggtataatgataaatttagttatcaatatttacatcttttatcaatttaattttttaatgatgttaGCGTGGCAACACGTGTGGTttgacattatttattttatatatcacatcaataaataatttaaatatataaaaaatttataaaataaatttaatatatatgagtgtaaaattaaaaacaaacatgaaatacatatttaaaatttaatattttattcaacattttaacaaaagttacgaattatttttaactaaaagaaTAAACATCAAATCGACTTTTCATCATgcccatttttaaaattcaaattttaatatctaaaattcttttttccatcataaattataatttctttttttggcAAGAGAAGAAAGCATCTAATTGCATAAATGAAGGGATGCCTAAAGTCTGTGACCCTATCTAATCCGTTGATTCAGAAAGGGGAAAAAGAGTCTGCGCTAAACATGagatgaataaatttaatatctacaaaaaagatttttataatcccACTTTAGTACCAAAAAGGCCACAACCTTTAAACAACTATTATAGTACACTTCTCAGCTGATCCCAACTGATGATCAGGAAGTTGATTCTTCTACTTGATTATCCTcaaaaggaagaagatgaacaaaaaagaaaaaaagaaaaaaaaaagactttccTCAAGCACAATCCAAAAGCAAAGTCAATCACAAGATCTGCGAAACAGTAGGCAAATCCATCCATATTATGCCAAATGACCATTCAAAGCTGAAGGATAATGTTTGCTTCTGCAGTTCTTCATTTCTCCCCATGGTTGTGCTCTTGGTGTCAAAGGGAGCGAAATATAGTGATCCATCATCAGAATTTTGCAGAACCCCCATGGTAAACAAGCAAAGGGAGAATAACCATCAATCAATTTCTCCATCCTCCACATCATTTACTGGCTCCTGAGCAGTTTGAGGAGCTGCTTCTGCTTCTTCATCCTTGTCATCTTCAACCTTAATGTATAATCCTAGTTGTTCGAGGGGATTACTTCTTCCCCAGAGATTTCCTTCATCTATATCGTTTGCTGGCTCTGGAGCACTTTGGGGaggttcatcttcttcatcctcATCATCTTCCTTCATGTATAATCCTAGCTGTTCAAGGGGATTATTTCTACAGTCTTCTCCATCTGCAAACCGCATTTCTAAATCTTGTATAAATTGACTGTTCTCATTGATATCCACCGTCTTCTCCATCTGCAAAGCAGATTAACTTCTCAGTGGCATTAAGACAACGACACACCACATTGGTTACAAAGAGAAACTGACATATCCAATTTACCTGTAAAAGTGCTTGACGTGCAGCTTCTCTCTCCAGCTCCCTCTTCCTTTTGGCTTCAGCAGCAGCTTCTGCTTCTGCTTTTCTCCTAGCCTCTTCAGCAGCCTTAGCCTCTGCTTGTAATCGCGCTTTTTCTAATAAGGTAAAAGGAAAAAGGATCATAGTTCTTCAGATATTCAGGGGGAAAAAGAATCTACACTTGCAGGAAGCATTCaacaaaaatatgaagtttAACCTTCTCTCTGTCGCCTCTCAAGTTCCTCCCTCTCCATCCTCAGTTTCTCAGGATCACCCTTCTCACCCTGTGCTCAATCACGTTAGAAATGAATCAATGGGGCTTTGACCATCTTCCCCATACAGGCATGTAAGAATAACTGAATCAAGCTTCTGTACTAACCTTTTCAAGTGCCTTTTCTCGAGCTTTTAATATGGTGTCAGCAAAACGGTTCCTCAATAAAGCTGCACGATAGAGCTTTTCGGGGGAGACTTGCCTCTCAGATGGAGCACTCTCCTCTATAATATTACAGCATTATGGGTGAGATGATGCCCCAACTGTAACAGTACAGAGCCTTTCTAATAATTATGCTTACCCTCTTGGTGGCATTCTACCTCAATAGCACTAGACTTATCATGAGAGTTTAGCTCAACTTGACCCAACTCATTTAATGACTCTGTATGAGCACAAAAGAATAGGCATATTATATATTGACCCAAAATAGATTTTCCAGAGGCATACATGTGCATAAAAAGAATGGGAAAACTTACGATTTCCAGCATCAGGAACAGCAACACTTCCGTTCTTTGACTCCATATTTGTTCctgattcaaaattttcctaTCACATAAGGATGgtaaagataaatattagaattGTGATGCACTGTGTCTCAAATACACTCACAGCAGACAAGAAATTCGTTTTCAATTTACAAAAACACTTGGAATTTCCAAATTATAAAAAGAGATACCTTTGTAGAACTAAATGGAACAGAAGCCTTAGCAGAATCTGaatctgaaaaagaaaagtacaaaatgaaaattacagtATGTTAAGAAACGGCACAAGTTTACATTTGCTGTGAAGCATGTCCCACGTAATCCTCATAACATGTGATTTTATAGCTTGTTTTAGATGGTCCCCAATTTAACTTGCATCACTAACATGAAGTAGAAAGTAGGCAGCGGGCATCAAATCTCaagcaaaaaaattaacaaaaatggTTCTAACTAGAGAAACtctaaaaatcagaaaaatgGTGACCATTATTATTCGCATGAAGACCTAAGATAACAAATTGCATAATTGATAGCAAGAGTTTCAGTCAAAAGTTCCACACGGTGAACAAATTATGATAAAGAAAGCTGGCCTGTTACCCAAAAGCTATTCCCGTTTCTCAAAAGCTATTCCCGTTTCTTTCTTTCATCTTGTATCCCCAAGTTTCAGGACTCATCTCCATAGTTTCACCCTATTCTAATTTAAGGGAATCAAGTTATCTAAATACAGCTGAGATAAAATAAGCCAGCCAGCAGAGATGGGTAAGCATGTTACAATGATAGAATATGTTTGCAAATGGGCAGAATTAACTGTTGAAAAAGGATTGATAGATTCAATTCCATCAATGAACATTTTCCACAGAGATATATTTGGGAGTCAtcctcaaaaaggaaaaagccAAAAGCCAAATACCTAAAGATTAAGGTCTAATCTGAGTCCTCTACACGTTAGGATAGATATAAAAAATACACAGAATCGAGTAGAAACCAAACAAAAGCATGGAATAGCACCAAAAAaaacacaacaacaacaacatggAAACATTTTATCAACCACTCAACAACAATGAAGAGCATCAAAGAATGATCTCAAGCTAGAAAACAACTTGACTTAGACAAACTATGATCTACTAAATTGTGAATAAGCTGAACAAAAATCAGAACTCTTAGTAGAGATAACTTTCACATTGAATTTTTTCCATACATATATTTTCCCATATCCAAAACATATATTTCCTTTAAGTTTTCTTCAATAATAAAGCAGAAACAGCGTGCTCAAACACACAACAATTGCTCGAAGCAAGATCTCTTaagcataataaataaataaaggaaaagttCACTACAGTATAATTGTACAAACCACTAGAAGAAGAGCCTGATTCACCACTGGATCCACTGGAACTACTGCATCTGCTATTTCTACGGGTTAACCCCTTCTCTATTGCTACTGGAGGGTAACTGCTACCAACTATATCTACGACCTCATCAACTTGATCATTACCTAAcaagaaagagaagaaatatTAGTTTCTGCCATGATTTGGTTTACTACTACCTTGCTATCTGTAAATAAATCCAAAAATGCACAGAGGTTGGTAAATTACCTTTACACGGCTGCATTGATGAATTGCTAAACCCTGACTCATTAAGAAGCTACAAAAATGGAAAAGACAAAGCAATATCATAAATGCCAATGTTGCATTttggataaaagaaaaagaaaggcaCCAAAGGATGAGATAGATGCATAAGGATACCTCCATTTCACAGGATTCAGCTTTTGCCTGGTTTTTCTGCTTCTCCAgcaaataatcatccaaaagtTTACGCAATTTGTACAATGTTTCATGACTTAGAGCATCAATATCGATCTCAATCTCATCCTCACCCATTTGACCATCACAAGAACTCTGCTCTTTAAGAAAGTCAACAATGTTTTCTGGCAATTCTACCAACAAAGACTCTAATTCTGTGCTCAAATTATGCTTCTCCTGATCGGTCATGATCTGTCTGATGGGCTCTGGCTTGACCATAGCATCTTTTGggttaattattttctttttcaaaggtAAAACATTACTATTCGTTTCACCTTCTATAGGTGCAGCTGCTGTTGAAGGCACAGCATCAACATTTTTCGTTACAGGAAGCTTCTTTTCTATAGCTTTCCATCTTACTTCAAAATATTTACTTAGTGTCTTGGCCATGAAGTTGACATCATTTCCAGGTGGGTTATATGTCATTGCATTAGAAAATGTAAGGCGAACATCTGCAGCAAAGTCCAAAGGATTTGAATAGTGCCCTGAAGTTATCCTCTTCTTCACAGTGCCCAAATCCATGGGGTGCTTAATGACAGTAAAATAATCTGGAATGTTCAACTTCACTACGTCAACAGGGCTGTTAAAAACCCAACCAAAATTATGTTGCATCAAACGGTTAAGCAAAGCCTCACATTCCTTCATCAAATGAGCATTTGAATTACTCACTGCCACAGCAGGCTTCAGAGATTCAGAACATCCAGATGGATTCTTTTTTGTGAAGGCTCCATTACGTCCTCCAAAAGGTCGTTTCTTCCCCTGCAAACTCAATTCTTCTACTGACTGATGCACACTCTCTAGTGGAGGCCTCTTCTTCCCATCACTGCAACTCCTGTTATCAGTAGACGGTGATAAAAGAACACTTGTACCAAAAGAACCAACTTTCTTCTGCAGCACCCGAACCTGTTCAAGCTCCATTTTTAGCCTCAATCCCAGATCCTTTCTTTCCCGTCGTGACATCTTAGACAGAGACAATACTTGCATGGGGACACCAAAATTATCATAACCATCGGCATTCAAGCTGATGCATTTCCTTTTCCGTGCACAAGAATCCTCTGACACCGTCATCTCTGTAAAAATCCGTCTAGAACTCCCAAAGCCTTCTGATTCACCCATAGTCTCAACAGCATGCTTGTAATCATGGCTGAAACTAGAAGAATTCCGTCCCTTAGAATGCTTCCTAGACTTCCCCATCAATCTCGAAAATGAACACTTTCCAGATTCCTTCTGTCCTGTGTACTCTATGGGAATAGCTGGTGCCATAAGATTGACTTCCAATGACAGCACATAACAACCACTCCGCTAAGTTCTATAATCTCCCATGGTTGATCATATTGAAACCCAgaatcaaaatgtaaaattcgaTAGGGTAATGACACTCTATTCGCTTGTTATGAGCTCCAATTGCAACAAATGTTAAGTGTATCTACTAATCCTAATTTCTTGAGAAGTTCCAAAATGGGAAGTTCATTAGTCCTCCAAAAGAATTCATACACCAATCCCAAATATTGGTCTTCACATTCGTCAAAGAATGAAATGTTGAATTATAACCCTAATTAAAGAAATCGCAATCGGTgtataaaaaacaaaacccaaaattatGAACTTTTTTCTCTTAAGTTCCCAATCAACGGCACCTCAAGAAAAACTATAACACTTATCTTTCCTTTCCTTGTCGctcaaaggaaaaaaacaacaacaaaattcaGTCATTTTTCCGTCGTATTTCCGACATAATGATTGGTACGAATCCACAGCATGATGAGGAtttgtttaaagaaagaattattgaagaaaataagaacGAATCAATACTTACgggagaaaaaattgaaaaatctacGCTAAGCTCGTTTATGACTTTAGAATCGAGGTTGAAatggaaaatttgaaatgtaGCTCAAACCCTAAATCTGTCTCCACatgaattcttttatttcaaaaccTGGATCTCGCAACAGAGCCACGGATGGATTTTCCCGATTAGAAACCCTAGAGAGAGAAATTGAAAGTTGAAACTCCCCCTTTCCTCTCACTCCTCGACAAATCTTGGCCTCGAAGCGCGAGCAAaatcagaaagaaaaaaaagttaataacaaaaagagaccgagaaagaaagagagaatgTAGTCGTTGATAGGCCAAGGTCTTATTCGCCTCTCAACTTAAAGGCCCAATGGCCTCTTTTCCCGCCGCTATTGAACTCATCTTAGCCTTTGATCTATTCAGTCGGTGTAATCCAACGGGTAGCATTATTATTTCTGATCGACCGTCAGAGTCTAGATCTGACGGCTGTCATTGTTACTATTCAAATCTTTGATGACTTTACTTGAGTTCCCATAATTACAATACGCTCTCGTGTGTTTGAATATAAACTACTCGCTCATTTTATAACAACACGTTTCTAActgtttcactatttgacagGTGGAACATTCAAGTTGGCGAGTAAATATTCTCAACAAATTGTCAGAGTTATTAATTGAGAGTGAAGAAAGTACGCCCACCACGTTTCTGCATTGACTTTTCACTGCCCTCTCACGATACTTTATCCACACGTGCTGAATTGGGAGCCTCTAATccaattttagaatttttttgtcAACTAAATCCTCATCTTATCTAATCTTCTTACATCATGCCACCACACTCACTGGTTGGCGAGAAtaacttagataaaaatttatttaataataatctaatGATATTTTTATGGAAGCTTAAAAATCATTGTCTTgcgttgtttttttattgatttttatataaaaatagaaatattttgtaataaattttttgtaaaatgtatttttagggtgagtttggatgggtggtgCGTTTATctgcagttagtgtaaaaacagcggtggcggtgagattagacacTGTAGCTATACTgtaacgtgagacaaaaagtaaattaaatgcaccgaacccaatcgcccatccaaacccacctttAGTCTTATGAGTTAAactcaaatgaaattaattcaattagagTTTTAGTATATAAAGTTAATTacgaaaacaaataaaaaaagatatttataagAATGGATTATTttgacaataaaaattaatgttgtCAACGTGTCAAACTACGCTACCTATAAAAATAATgtgttaatataaataaataaataatataaaaataagggaTGTCACCAACTAAGGGAGTAGCACCCCTTTTTCACCCGTGGCTTTTAacttgttttcttatttttatattttaaaggcataaaacattatttacctttcaattttataaaagaaattattttatccttttatttaaaattttcttttcttttgtctaatcactctaaaatagatagaaaatttaatatttttaattttgatgatgtgGCATATCGTAGATTGCTACATGGATGATATATcgacatttaattaatttttaaaattttaaaaataaaaaaactaaattttccATGTCATGAAAATTCACATGTATGTCACATaaagcaaagttaacaaacattaaattttacattcattttaaggtgatttaacaaaatttgcaaattaaagagttaaaagaaacaaattaaatagatagctaaaataatttttttataaaattaggaTATCGAATATATCATTAtgcctttaaaaatataaaataaaaggtgataggtgaaattataattaaaatattttattattattttatttatttttattaaaatgatatttttattcgtGGTATCACTTGACACGTTGATGACACTAACTTGTACCGTTAAAATGATTCATCCTCGTAAATAGTATGATTTCTACTccattttgtaattaatttttttcaaattactaatataacaaaatcatatatatatatatataacaatttacatagacatttaaaaaaatcaatgtgtCATTATAATATTGCGACAAGTTACACATATAATCTATTGACTCccattgaattttaaaaaaataaatagataatatttgtttaaaataattaatttacttaattaaacataaattcaattagataatttatatatttgatttaaattaaataatttttagggtaaactattcATAAGGTCAcccaattataaaaattttcattttaggcacTTAAAAAAAGTTTGTGATTTAGGCACCTACGTACGTAGTTTgatcattttggtcactcctaCTAAAATCACAAATGGAAATCTGacatggaattttttttaaaaaaaatttggttttcttCGTAATTAAAGTAAAATCCATGTCATtgttattcattaaaaattatcattttagtcaccaaaacttttaatttaatttaacgaTGCCCCAAAATTTGACTTAAGCAACGGGGCATCAGGCTCATTCCTAACCTTCAAGTACCAGTGCAGCACCTCACACCCGACCTGGTCACCGGATTCGAATGTGCGGTGTCACATTACGTCGCCAAAGCAACTCAAGCTACTATAACACaaatacattttattcaatcatcaaaataatTCATATGCATGCATTTATACActcattaatttcatttcatcacttTACGGGGTTACACGAGTTACTTTCAAAGTTAGGACTTGAATCCAAActcaaatgtcaaattttaaatttatatctaGAGACAAGGGTCTCCATGACTCGAGACAGGTCAtaaattattttggaatttttagcTTTGAAGTTAGCATGTCTCAAGACACTACATGTTGTGTCTCGAGGCAGTGTCCTTTATGTCTCGAGACTAACCAACCTCCCCTGTTTTCCTATTTTTCTTCAATGTTTGAATGCTTAGAGATAAGGGATTCTTGTCTCAAAATCTGAAGCACGGCAAAATATATTTAGCTTCAATGTACTTAAGTCTAGAGACAAAAGTCATTTGTCTCTAGGCCTAGGAACAATTATCTCGAGACTATATAGATATGTCTCGAGACATCAAACTTTTGAATGCAAAAATTAAGTGGAATTTGTTCTAATGGTCTCGAAACATGTTCTTTCTATCTTGAGACTCAGTTACCAAATGGTTAAAATTCTGTacttttaagtatttaaagCCTCAACCAAATAGCACGATATGTATTCGTATAGCACTATCACGATATGTATTCGTATAGCACTTAATGTCCCACCTATCAAAATGGACcctatagcatgccaactatactcGTGATTCTATCCGACAACATTAATGGGCAAATATCCTAACTATTAATTGTATTTCTTGAACAagaatatatacatgtatttaacCAACCAAATGATTACAAATCACATAATCAATTATATATGTACCTTTCAAACATTTCACATTGTTAGATTACCATTTCCAGACATTTAACAAatcaacatatacatatacttatCTAACGAACTCAAATTATGAGAATACAAACCAGATTAGCTATTTG includes the following:
- the LOC105788550 gene encoding transcription factor GTE10; this encodes MAPAIPIEYTGQKESGKCSFSRLMGKSRKHSKGRNSSSFSHDYKHAVETMGESEGFGSSRRIFTEMTVSEDSCARKRKCISLNADGYDNFGVPMQVLSLSKMSRRERKDLGLRLKMELEQVRVLQKKVGSFGTSVLLSPSTDNRSCSDGKKRPPLESVHQSVEELSLQGKKRPFGGRNGAFTKKNPSGCSESLKPAVAVSNSNAHLMKECEALLNRLMQHNFGWVFNSPVDVVKLNIPDYFTVIKHPMDLGTVKKRITSGHYSNPLDFAADVRLTFSNAMTYNPPGNDVNFMAKTLSKYFEVRWKAIEKKLPVTKNVDAVPSTAAAPIEGETNSNVLPLKKKIINPKDAMVKPEPIRQIMTDQEKHNLSTELESLLVELPENIVDFLKEQSSCDGQMGEDEIEIDIDALSHETLYKLRKLLDDYLLEKQKNQAKAESCEMELLNESGFSNSSMQPCKGNDQVDEVVDIVGSSYPPVAIEKGLTRRNSRCSSSSGSSGESGSSSSDSDSAKASVPFSSTKENFESGTNMESKNGSVAVPDAGNQSLNELGQVELNSHDKSSAIEVECHQEEESAPSERQVSPEKLYRAALLRNRFADTILKAREKALEKGEKGDPEKLRMEREELERRQREEKARLQAEAKAAEEARRKAEAEAAAEAKRKRELEREAARQALLQMEKTVDINENSQFIQDLEMRFADGEDCRNNPLEQLGLYMKEDDEDEEDEPPQSAPEPANDIDEGNLWGRSNPLEQLGLYIKVEDDKDEEAEAAPQTAQEPVNDVEDGEID